The genomic interval AGGTGTCGTCATATGATCACCAGTTCCGCAGTGAGCGCGCCGGCCTGGCTCAGCGCCTCGAGGATGGCGACAAGGTCGCCGGGGGGAACGCCCAGCCGGTTGATCGAATCGACCAGGTCGGAGAGCGAGGCATTGGGTTCCATCAGGAAGGCGGGGCGATAATCCTCGGCCACCTCGATTTCGCTCGACGGTTCGATCGCGGTCTGGCCGCGGCTGAACGGCGCGGGCTGGACGACCATCGGCGCCTCCTTGATCGACACGGTGAGCTTGCCGTGGCTGACCGCGGCGGTGCCGACGCGGACCGCGCCGTTGATCACCACCGTGCCGGTGCGCGCGTTGACGATCACCTTCGCCGGCGGCTCGGCGCGCGTCACGCCGAGATTCTCGATCTTCGACATCAACCGCATCCGCTCGTCGCCGTTTCCGCTGGCGCGGATCGCGATGCTCGCGCCGTCGATCATCGATGCGGTGCCGGGGATTGCGGCATTGATCGCGTCGGTGACGCGCTTGGCATTGGTCGCGTCGAACTGGTGGAGATTGAAGGTCAGATAGCTTGCCGTGGCAAAACCGGTGTCGACCGCGCGCTCGACCGTCGCACCGCCCGCGATGCGCCCGCTCGACGGCACATTGACCGTCAGCTTCGACCCGTCGGCGGCATCGACGCCGAGCCCGCCGATGACGAGGTTACCCTGCACCATCGCGTAAATCTGTCCGTCGGCGCCATAGAGCGGCGCGAGCACGAGCGTGCCGCCGCGTAAGGATTTCGCCTTGCCGATCGCCGACACGGTGACGTCAAGACGCTGGCCGGGTTTGGCAAAGGGCGGCAGTTCGGCGGTGATCATCACCGCCGCGGCGTTCTTGAGCGCCGGATTGACCCCCGGCGGCAGCGTCAGGCCGAAGCGCGACACCGCGCCCTTCATGCCCAGCGTCGAATAGTCGAGGCTGTCGTCGCCGGTGCCCGCGAGTCCGACGACAAGGCCGTAACCGGTGAGCTGGTTCGCGCGCAGCCCCTGGAACTGGCCCATGTCCTTGATGCGCTCGGCGTGCGCGGGGCCTGCGAAGGCGAGGCCCGCGAGCAGCAGCGCGAAAAGGGTGAACAGGGTCGGACGCTGAGTCACTTCAAATTCCTCTTAGAAGGGGCTGATGATCGAGAAGAAGCGCTGCAGCCAGCCCTGCCGGCTCGCGCGCGCGATCTCGCCCTTGCCGACGTAGCGGATGTGCGCATTGGCGACGCGCGTCGAGAGGACGCGGTTGTCGGGGCTGATGTCGATCGCGCGCACGATCCCCGAAATCTGGACGCGTTCGTCGCCGCGGTTGAGGGTCAGGAACTTCTCGCCCTTCACCAGCATCGTGCCGTTGGGATAGACGGCGGCGACGGTCACGCTGACCTCGCCCGACAGCGCGTTCGACTGCGACGCTTCGCCCTTGCCCTTGAACTGCTGGCCGCCGCCCATGCCGATGTCGCTGGGGTTGAACAGCGACAGCGGGCCGGTGGTCGGCGGGGAGAGGCCGATATCGCCGTCGCGCTGCGTGCCCGCGGCGTTGCTTTTGGTCGCGGCGGTGCGCTCGACGAGCTGGATCGTGATGATGTCGCCGACTGCGCCCGCGCGCCCGCCCGACGTCAGCGGCACATAGGCGCCCTGAAAGATCGAGCCGTTCGCCGGCGGCGGCGCCGGCGGCAGCGGCATCGACGCCGAAAAGGCGTCGGGCGGCAGCTTGTCCTTCGCCTGCGCCGCAATGGGCGCGAGCGCGAGGATCAGCATCGCCAGCTTAGAGAGTCTGCGACGCATTTTTCATCATTTCGTCGGTGGCCGAGATCATCTTCGAATTGACCTCATAGGCGCGCTGCGTCTCGATCATGTCGACGAGTTCCTCGACGACATTGACGTTCGATCCCTCGAGCATCCCGCCGCGCAAAGACCCGCGGCCTTCCTCGCCCGCGCCGCCGACGAGCGGCGCGCCCGAGGCCTGCGTCTCGACGAGCATGTTGCCGCCGATCGCCTGCAGTCCCGCCGGATTGGCGAAGCGCGCGATCTCGATCCGGCCGAGTTCGAGCGCGGTGCCGTCGGCAGCGGTCGCCGACACGGTGCCGTCGAGACCGATCGTCACATTGCCCGCATCCTCGGGGATCTGGATCGCGGGGGTCAGCGGCTTGCCGTCCGAGGTCACGATCGTGCCGTCGGGAGCGCGGCCGAAATTGCCCGCGCGGGTATAGCCGATGCGTCCGTCGGGCATTTCGATCTGGAAATAGCCGGCGCCGTCGATTGCGACGTCGAGCCCGTTGCCCGTCGTCTGGAACGCGCCCTGCGTGTCGATGCGCGCGGTGCCGTTGAGTGCGACGCCGGTGCCGAGGTTGAGTCCGGTGGCATAGCGGTTTTCCGCCGTCGAGGGCGCGCCCGCCTGCGTCATCAATTGATAGCTCAGCGTCTCGAAGCTCGCGCGGTCGCGCTTGAAGCCCGTGGTGTTGACGTTGGCGAGGTTGTTGGCGATCACCTGCATCCGAAAGCCCTGGGCATCCAGACCGGTCCGCGCGACGTGCAAGGCACCGATACTCATTCTTATTCTCCTTCGAGCGTGCTCTAACGGGGGAGCTGCATCAGATTGGCGGTCGCGCTGTCCATGTCGCGCACGTCGCTGATCATCTTCAATTGCGTGTCCCAGCTGCGGCTCGCCTCGATCATCTCGACGAGCGCGCTGGTCGCGGTGACGTTCGATCCTTCGATCGATCGGGTGAGCAGCCGCGCTTCGGGATCGTCGGGCAATATGCCGCCGCCCTTGACGCGGAACAGGCCGTCGAGACCCTTGGCGATCTCCGACCCCGCCGGCGTCGCGAGCCGCAGCCGGTCGACCTCCTGCGGATTTTCGGGGTCGCCGCCCTGCGGCACGACCCACACGCGGCCCTCCTGATCGATGCTGATCGCGTCGGCGGGCGGGATCGTCACCGGCCCCTGGCCGCCCTGGACGGGATGGCCGTCGCCGGTGGTGAGCAGCCCGCTCGGCGAGATCTGCAGATCGCCGCGCCGCGTATAGGCCTCTTCGCCATCGGGCGCCTGCACGACGAGCAAGGCGTCGCCCTGCATCGCGATGTCGAGGTCGCGCCCCGTCTGGGTGACCGTGCCCGCGCGCATGTCGGCGCCGAACACTTCCTCGGACGCCATCGCGCGCGCGTCGAGCCCGCTGCCGTCGAGCCATAGCGACTGCGCATTGGCGATGTCGGCGCGGAAGCCCGGCGTCTGCGCGTTCGCCAGATTGTTGGCGATCGCCGTCTGCCGGGACATGCTGCCCCGCATCGCGGTGAGGCTGGTATAGATGAGGCGGTCCATCTGGATACTCCCGGCAGGCGGCGGTCAGCGCGTCAGCGCATGCCGATGATCGTCTGGGTCAGCTGCGACGCGCCCTCGATCGCCTTGGCGTTCGCCTGGAAATTGCGCTGCGCCGACATCAGCATCACCAGTTCCTCGGTAATATCGACGTTCGAGCGTTCGAGCGCGCCCGAACGGACCGCGCCCATCGAGCCGCTGGTCGGGCCGTCGATCGTCGGCGGACCGCTTTCGCCCGTCGACTGCCAGTGCGCGTCGCCGGTCGGACGCAGACCCGACATCGTCGGGAAGGTCGCCATCGCGACCTTCCCGAGCTTCTGGTCTTCGCCGTTCGCAAAGGTCGCGGTGACGAGGCCGTCGAGGCCGATCGACACATTGACCAGCGACGCGGCCGGGTCGGAGGGCGCGCCCGTGGGCAACTGCATGTCGAAGGCGCCGGCAAGCGTGTTGTTGGTGACATTGCCGTCGGCGTCGACGGGCAGCAGCTGCAATTTCGCGCCGGTCGTATCGATGACATAGCCCTCGGGCGTCGGTTCGAACGAACCGTTGCGCGTATAGGTGATCGCCTCGGTCGGCGGATTGCCCTTCACGATGAACATGCCCTCGCCGACGATCGCCATGTCGAGCGTCTTTTCGCTCGCTTCGTACGAACCCTGCGTGAACTGCTGGGTGATGCCGTTGAGACGCGTGCCCTGGCCGGCGATCGTCTTCGTCGACTGCGTCGGCGACGAAGCGAAGATGTCGCCGAACTGCGCTTTGCTGCGCTTGAAACCGACCGAGCCGGCGTTGGCGATATTGTTCGAGATGACCGACATGTCGGTCTGCGAAGCCTTGAGGCCCGAAAGCGAGGTAAAGAATGACATGGACTTATCCTTCCTGGGTGGTGGGGGTCGAAGGCGTTGCGGCCTTGATGTCCTGAAGCAGCTGCGTCTGCGCGGCGAGCTGCTCCGAAATCTGCGCGAGCACATTGTTCGTCTCGCTGATTCCGGCGAGGCTCGAGAATTGCGCCATCTGGGCAACCATCTCGGTGTTATCGACGGGGTTGAACGGGTCCTGCTGCGACAGCTGCGCGGTCATCAGGCGAAGGAAATCGCTCTGATCCATCTGCTGGCTGCTGCCCTTCGGCTGGATCACCGGGCTGTTGTTCGTAATGCTGTAGACGCCCATCTTACTGTCCCATCCTGAGAGTTTCGTTGATCAGGCCCTTCGCGGTTTCGAGGACCTGGACATTGTTCTGATACTGGCGCGCGGTCTCGACCATCTCAACCAGCTCGGCGGCGCTATCGACCGCGGCTTCCCAGACGTTGCCGTCGGCGTCGGCGAGCGGGTTCGACGGATCGTGGCGCTTCGACGGCGCCATTTTCGAGGTCGTGACCTGGTCGATCTGGACCGTCGCGCGGCCATGATCGTCCATCACGGTACGGAACACGGGCTTGAGCGAGCGAAAGGCGCCCGCCTCGCTGCCCGCGACCGTCCCCGCGTTGGCGAGGTTCGACGCGGTGGTGTTCAGCCGGACGAGCTGCGCCGACATGGCGCGGCCGCTGATGTCGAAGACGGAGAAATTGCTCATCGTCATTCGCCCTTCAGCGCGCGCGACAGCGTGTTGATGCGGCCGCTCAAAAAAGCGAGGCTCGACCGGTAGGCGAGCGCGTTTTCGGCATAGGCGGTCTGTTCGGTCGCCATCTCGACGGTGTTGCCGTCGAGCGACGCCTGGACGGGCACGCGGTAAGAGATCGCGCCCTCGGTCGAAGCGCCCTGCTGCGCGAGGTCGAGCGCCTTGGCGAAGTCGATGTCGCGTGCCTTGTAATTCGGCGTCGCCGCGTTCGCGATGTTCGACGCGAGCATCATCATGCGCTGGCTGCGCAGCTGGAGCGCCGTCGCGTGCAGGCCAAAGAGTTTCTCGGATGCCATCATCCCGTTCCTTCCACTGTCGCCATCCGGCCGGCTGGCACGGACGCGCGGAAATACACCAAGGCAGGATGCAA from uncultured Sphingopyxis sp. carries:
- a CDS encoding flagellar basal body P-ring protein FlgI, which translates into the protein MTQRPTLFTLFALLLAGLAFAGPAHAERIKDMGQFQGLRANQLTGYGLVVGLAGTGDDSLDYSTLGMKGAVSRFGLTLPPGVNPALKNAAAVMITAELPPFAKPGQRLDVTVSAIGKAKSLRGGTLVLAPLYGADGQIYAMVQGNLVIGGLGVDAADGSKLTVNVPSSGRIAGGATVERAVDTGFATASYLTFNLHQFDATNAKRVTDAINAAIPGTASMIDGASIAIRASGNGDERMRLMSKIENLGVTRAEPPAKVIVNARTGTVVINGAVRVGTAAVSHGKLTVSIKEAPMVVQPAPFSRGQTAIEPSSEIEVAEDYRPAFLMEPNASLSDLVDSINRLGVPPGDLVAILEALSQAGALTAELVII
- a CDS encoding flagellar basal body L-ring protein FlgH; this translates as MRRRLSKLAMLILALAPIAAQAKDKLPPDAFSASMPLPPAPPPANGSIFQGAYVPLTSGGRAGAVGDIITIQLVERTAATKSNAAGTQRDGDIGLSPPTTGPLSLFNPSDIGMGGGQQFKGKGEASQSNALSGEVSVTVAAVYPNGTMLVKGEKFLTLNRGDERVQISGIVRAIDISPDNRVLSTRVANAHIRYVGKGEIARASRQGWLQRFFSIISPF
- the flgG gene encoding flagellar basal-body rod protein FlgG gives rise to the protein MSIGALHVARTGLDAQGFRMQVIANNLANVNTTGFKRDRASFETLSYQLMTQAGAPSTAENRYATGLNLGTGVALNGTARIDTQGAFQTTGNGLDVAIDGAGYFQIEMPDGRIGYTRAGNFGRAPDGTIVTSDGKPLTPAIQIPEDAGNVTIGLDGTVSATAADGTALELGRIEIARFANPAGLQAIGGNMLVETQASGAPLVGGAGEEGRGSLRGGMLEGSNVNVVEELVDMIETQRAYEVNSKMISATDEMMKNASQTL
- the flgF gene encoding flagellar basal-body rod protein FlgF, with product MDRLIYTSLTAMRGSMSRQTAIANNLANAQTPGFRADIANAQSLWLDGSGLDARAMASEEVFGADMRAGTVTQTGRDLDIAMQGDALLVVQAPDGEEAYTRRGDLQISPSGLLTTGDGHPVQGGQGPVTIPPADAISIDQEGRVWVVPQGGDPENPQEVDRLRLATPAGSEIAKGLDGLFRVKGGGILPDDPEARLLTRSIEGSNVTATSALVEMIEASRSWDTQLKMISDVRDMDSATANLMQLPR
- a CDS encoding flagellar hook basal-body protein; translation: MSFFTSLSGLKASQTDMSVISNNIANAGSVGFKRSKAQFGDIFASSPTQSTKTIAGQGTRLNGITQQFTQGSYEASEKTLDMAIVGEGMFIVKGNPPTEAITYTRNGSFEPTPEGYVIDTTGAKLQLLPVDADGNVTNNTLAGAFDMQLPTGAPSDPAASLVNVSIGLDGLVTATFANGEDQKLGKVAMATFPTMSGLRPTGDAHWQSTGESGPPTIDGPTSGSMGAVRSGALERSNVDITEELVMLMSAQRNFQANAKAIEGASQLTQTIIGMR
- a CDS encoding flagellar hook capping FlgD N-terminal domain-containing protein: MGVYSITNNSPVIQPKGSSQQMDQSDFLRLMTAQLSQQDPFNPVDNTEMVAQMAQFSSLAGISETNNVLAQISEQLAAQTQLLQDIKAATPSTPTTQEG
- the flgC gene encoding flagellar basal body rod protein FlgC — translated: MTMSNFSVFDISGRAMSAQLVRLNTTASNLANAGTVAGSEAGAFRSLKPVFRTVMDDHGRATVQIDQVTTSKMAPSKRHDPSNPLADADGNVWEAAVDSAAELVEMVETARQYQNNVQVLETAKGLINETLRMGQ
- a CDS encoding flagellar basal body protein — translated: MMASEKLFGLHATALQLRSQRMMMLASNIANAATPNYKARDIDFAKALDLAQQGASTEGAISYRVPVQASLDGNTVEMATEQTAYAENALAYRSSLAFLSGRINTLSRALKGE